The genomic segment TCTTGCTCCACCTATTGTAGATATCCTTCCAGATGAGTTGTGTTGTCCTCTATCCAGAATTAATCTTTGGTTTGGACATTTATAAAACTTTCACCACCATGAAAGCACCTTGATGCTTCCTTATCATCCACTACTACagtagaactacaagtctcagaagtTAGTAGTCATGTCACAATATAACATCAGGTTTTAACAAGGTTAGTTTAGGTATCATACATAAAGTGGGTAtagagtgatccctcaacttacaatggcctcaacatacaatagtttcaacatacaatggtcttttctggaccattgtaacttgaaaccagactcaacatacaatggtatggaatctgcaaaacatgtcaatggctggaagaaccgaccaatcagaatgggaattcactgataaaatccctgtattactgaagtgcatgcactgaatttctgtctggtagcgccccctacaatacaaggaggtattacatgttctgtattacttttaacctatgccatggttagctgctccttttggacaccaagtaagggcggctccattttactttttgtagGACaatttgtgtactgtacaggaccctgaagaagctcttgtcctctacatagacgtgtgtttcccaacgagggtgcctccagctgttgcaaaattacaactccagcatgcccggacagccattggctgtcctggcatgctgggaattgtagttttgcaacagctggaggcaccctggttggaacacAATGAAAaagacaatgatttacagctcccagcaaatctttcttacttttatgtgtaaggatttgctttatctgtattagttatctacttatttttctttaatcctcactttttcctatttttggatgacattttggtggcttcagaaccaattaccaggtttccatagagttatggtctcaacatacaatggtcatcctggaaacaataaatattgtaacttgaggggccactgtatatCTGTGGAAGAGAGAACATCACATGATATCAAAGATAGGCAACATCTAATTTCTAGATATATAAAAATGAAAGGGATATGCAAACACTCCGCCCATTTCTAACACACTAAGTACATCACTCTGATTGGTACTTTTAAAGACATAATACAAGATATATATCATATGGTACTCGAAATTTGGAGGAAGTTTCATTGTGTGAATATTATTAATATCAATTAGATTAATGCATTGATTTGGATGGTACATGCCCCGTTCTGTGCAGAAGAAGGAGATATGATCCATATGCTAAACTTTACATCTCAACCTGGAGATTAAAGAAAACATCTATTCACCATAATTGATataattttattcacatttacatATGATCCTAATCAAATAAGAACAATTTGTATCTTACCCAAGACATGTGAGATATAACTTCTGCACACGGGAAAGCTGAATACATGGAATCTTCCTGTATGGCTTTTGTCTTGTTACCATGCAGTCATATCAGATACATGGCTACACTGGAAAGACTTCTCCCTGACTCTTCATGGCCCCACCTCTCAGGTAAATTCTAGGAGTTTGGAATATTTTTGTAGAGTGTAAGACCCCTATAGTGTAAAAAATCTGTGTGTCCTCCCTGTAGTCTAAATACACATGTTTTTAACTAGAACTCTTATCAGTTTATACACACCCCATAAATTTGAATCTCCCAATAGACATTACAAGCATTTACTGATGCAAATGAGGGTTCTAGGGATATAATTGACCATATTAACTTCTGTTCAGTTTAATGACCATTTATTGATTCACTAGATGGCATTATTGGCTATGAAACTACATTTATTACCAATCAAATTAATCAAGGGttaaggttttaaaggggtactccacccctagacatcttatcccctatccaaaggataggggataagatgtctgatcgagggggtcccaccgctagggacccccgcaatatagcatgcagcacccaactGTTTCTGACATCAAATGGGTGTGGAGTGGTGacatcacgaacttccgttcccgaggtcaggacccagaccctccagcgcttcctgatgGTCTGGGtcctgggtgctgcatgctatactgcgggggtccccagcggcgggaccccctcgatcagacatctgatcccctaagAACTTTTAATCAGACTCACTGGCATCAGTTGTGCTCTACCCAGACTTTAAATTTATGGGTAGACTTGGCTATGACTCCCCAACACAGATGTATAGTCCTATTGTTCATATAAACACCTATAACATATCTTCCCGAACTTTTGGAGGAGAAACAGAGTAGTGATAATGCCTctaaaattgtataattttttaccaaatacatgcaaaataataattttctaaATGTTTTGTTCTTCCAGATGTCAATTCTGATGGAAAATTACACCTATGAATTCTTTATTTTAACTTTTCCTACACAAACAAAGAACAAGTCCTATTTATCTCTTATCTTTGTCCTGATATACCTGACCGGAGTGATCGCTAATTCATTGACTATTATAGTCATATACAATGATAATCACCTACACACACCCATGTATCTATTCCTGTGTAATTTATCCATTATCGACATTGTCTACACATCGACCACAGTCCCTAAGTTGGTTGACATGTTCCTGACTGGTGACTATACCTTGTCCTTCACTCAATGCTTCACCCAGATGTACTTCTTTGGTCATGTGGCTACTACAGAGGACCTTCTACTTTCCATTATGGCTTATGATCGATATGTCGCCATTTGTAACCCTCTACATTATCACAGTGTATTGAGTAAGAAGAACTGTGTCCTGTTCATGGCTCTTGCCTGGGTTTCGGGGTTTATAAATTCTACTGTTACAACCTTTGTCTTATCCAAGATACCAATGTGTTATTCTAATACAATCCCACAATTCTTTAGCGAGTTTAAGGCCTTTGAAAAAATCTCCTGCCCCAATGCTGGTTTCCAGTTGATCAGTTACCTTGAAGCTTTAATCTTTGGTCTCGGCCCTTTTCTGTGTAGTATAATTTTCTACATTAAAGTCATCATTGTTATCTTAAATTTCAAAACCAATGACGGGAGAAGAAAGGCTTTCTCAACCTGCTCGTCCCACCTCATTGTCCTCACTACGTATTATGTTACCTGGATGTCCATGTATATAATGCCACCATATAAAGATACCCGGGTCTTTGAACTCACTTTTTCTGTCCTATATGCAACCATTATTCCCATGTTAAACCCTCTAATATATAGTATACGGAATAAAGATGTAAAGAGAGCTCTACTGAAACTGGTGGGGTGCCAAGTCAGAAGATAATAAGGTCCTTTTCTATAGGTATTTGGGAATTTACAGAGCATTTAGAaaattttcagaccctttcaattgcattaaaggacaactgcagcttaatatacacttatcccctatctacatgataggggataagtgtttgatcgcggggggtccgaccgctgggaccccccacaatctcctgtacaggtccGCGGCtgtgccgcggctctcccgtgcagggggcgtgcctgccgCAGCATAACATTGCGGCCGGCACACCTCCTccctgcatctctatgggagaggcggggaggcagtgttcgtgcctccccggctcccccatagaactgtatggggacggggaggagacggggaggagacggggaggagacggggcgtcaccgttgacctctaggtcgacgctacgtgccttagcgctcactatgagatCTCTGggcgtcccagcggtcggaccgcccgcgatcaaacacttatccactatcttgtagataggggataagtgtatattgcgctgcagttgtcctttaacataaGTAGTCAGACCCTCCGTTTAGGACTTAGTTGAAGGCCCTTTGAAACTGATTCCAGCCTCCAGTCATTTGGGAGTGTGAAGCTGGATCAGGAGCTGGTGCCATAaaaacaatgttaaaggggtactccacccatagacatcttatcccctatccaaaggcgttCATTTAGAATTTTGTTACGAATTATTGGAGTGGGTGGCGGGgatagtgacatcatggccatgctcctcgtgatgtcacaccacgcccccacaatgtaagtctatgggagggagaggggcatacatcacgccccctcccatagacttgcattgatggggcgtggcatgacagcacgaggggcatggccatgacatcatgaccctgccgcccgctccaataattcggaacaaaatgttcagaaccctggggcagcggagtacccctttaggattgCAGACCAGCCAGGGGTGGGATTGAAAAAATATAACAACAGGTTCCCTACTTGGCATGATGGATGCCCATGGTGTAGCGTTGTGGGAAATTACTTTGACTATAATAACCAAATATACAATTTGAAACTACAAGAGTGGCTTTTACCTTGTGAAATGATAGCTCCCAGTATGACTTCAGCAGTGGTAAGGGAATGAGCCACAATATTATcagactcacaggtgacatcttctctatagtctttcctatcCTTTCCTTTTTCATCTGGTCCAGGAGCCATGACTTCTTCCAACTAGATCTTCTCTCTACACTGCAGAGTTTGACGctcggacatcattggctcctcccttcgtcagcagatcctcatctgcTATACAAAGACAATAATTAATATTACCCTtccagacactgtgcccccttAAAATTGCACTGCCACCTACTGCATCTCCTAtacataatcctgccacacaccataccctctataTATAACCCTGTCAGACACTATGCCCCCTGGATATAtattcctgccacacactgtgcaccgtaaatataatcctgccacccatCGTGCCCCcccatacaaatatatttaagcactgtacctctatataaaaatatatttatacactgtgcaccatataaaaatatatttatacactATGCCTCCATATAttacatgcccctatatacatgcccctatataaagatatatttatacactgtgtctccttattaaaatatatttatacactgtgccacCACTGTACATAATATTCTTACCTTTTCTATTCTTGCTCCCTGGCCATCTTTGTTAAGTTACAAAACAAGGGTTGGGGAGCTCGGCAAATATCTATAAACCCAAAACCGAGGAATAATTGTAATATACTTTGTTCCCTTTATCTAGTAGAACTGCTATTTCTATTTGTTTCATATTTGTTAAGTGCCGCTCTGGCCTCTGCTAGCTAGGCCTGAAACCTAGATATGGATGGTGTAATAACCACACTGCCTATATTagaatatttatacactgtgcaccgcTTGGTCACAGAGTAGGAGCAGTCAGTTACGCTCACATACTCAGGAGATATTCTGGAGGTATTCATCAACATTTTTCCCAGGAAGATGAAGCCTACGGAAATTCGCTAATTCCTTCAACAAGTATCACCCTACAAaagtaaggggtactccagtggaaaacatattttttttaaatcaactggtgtcagaaagtttaacagatttgtaaatgacttctatttaaaaatcttaacccttccagtacttatctgctgctgtatgctccacaggaagttcttttatttttgtatttcttttcagtctgtccacagagttctctgctaatacttctgtccatgtcaggaactgtccagagcaggagaggtttcctatggagattagctcctattctggacagttcctgacatgaacagaggtgtcagcatagagcactgtggtcagtgttGGGATCTATTTCCTCCCCTGATCAGTCAACCCAGTTGTCTTGATTAGAAGGCAGATTAATTACAGATGTATCGATACAGATGGGAAATCTTACAGCCAAGCAattcagcagcagagtcccacccAAAGTCAGGCGTTTGTCTCTTCTATAGTAATATTTTGAGTGTGAGCTGATtgtctgaaggcacactggtggcTCATTATGCATAGGTCGCTTTATTGCCAATCACAGTGCCCCTTTTACAGTTATTTCGTAATATAACAGAGCTTATTATTCTCCTACTCAAGGTCAGTTGCATAGTTTTAAGCATCACTGGGCGCTGGCCGAAACTAAGATAAGcgttaagtaaaaaaaagagaaataagcCAGTGCCATTTTAGCTAAGCATCGCACATAAAAAATACAGTGaacatagatatcaaaatataattttcccaacagtcagacaggaaagaaattcaaaaagaaaagaacttcctctggagcatacagcagcttataagtactggaaggattaagatttttaatagaagtaatttacaaatcaccagttgatttaaaaaattgtttgatttaaaaattgttttctagcagagtacccctttaaggtggagaTGGCCGCTCAAGAACAGATAACTCAGGGAGAATAAAatcctaaagaaaaataaattgtcTCGGGCACCAATGAGATTGGCCGTAAGAAACAATTCATACAAGAAGAAAGGCGCTCCGTACTTCATACTCACCTGAGATGGTTGTGCAGGAAAACGGCCAGGACTCTACATAAGATGTGTGTATTTGGCATCTACTGCCCTCCTGACCCTATCCACTTATTGGCATGTAGTGGATCAAATTACAAGTCTGGAGTTGGAAAGTCTTGGATGGTGGTGCGGATGTTGTTTGCCTCATGTTCGGTTACCACATCAACATAAAAGGGGACAACGCATTTAGGCACCCTTTTGCACCCTCCTCAGGTCCATATAAAAGCActatataaaaaagataaatgcaTATATACGAGAAAGGCACAAAAATGCATTGTCCTCTTTAATGTTAAAactacaacaaaaaaaacaccccattATATAATCTCTGTGGTAGCTGTAGGTAAGACAAACAACAGCCGTGCCGCCATCAAAGACCTGTTCTTACTAACCACCGactattgaaaataaaaaaataggataGGTTTCCCATACTTTGGTCCATTTTTACAACAGCCTTAGGCCCCTTATACACTGCCATTGCGCCCTGCAAAGAATGGCTgttaaagtctttttttttttgtgtgcctttAATGGCCCTTCTCATGACAGGGCACAACAAAGGGTCCCCACGGcttccatttactattatggggttcgTCGGGCACCGTTGTTTTTTGaggggaatagcgggagaaaaagacagtgcaagcagtattttttttctcctgctattctccccggctcccctgacggacatcacactgccgtgtcatattgcagtgtgaaaggagcgttagagattatgtttttttaaccccttaacgacacagaacgtaaatgtacgtcctggtgccctggtatttgacacactaggacgtacatgtacatgaccgcgagcaccggattggtgctcgtgtcatgcacggTGAttacgctgatgtccgccattatcctcTCAGATACCATGATcattacagatcacagcatctgcggcagtgtggtcggtaaaatagatgatcggatcgcccgcggtgctgccgtggggatccgatcatccttaatggcggacggaggtcccctcacctgcccccgtccgtctccaggggtcttctgctctggtattatcaacaataatactgatcagtgctatgccctatgcatagcactgaacagtataagcaatcaaatgattgctatagatagtcccctatggggactattaaagtgtaaaaaaaaaagtcaaaataaatgtaaatagtccctttttcccattttacccccagaaagtgtaaaacAAATCAATTAATAAAgaaatttggtatcgctgcgtgcgtaaatgtccaaaccatcAAAATATAATGTCATTGATCCCATACAATGAACgatgtaaacttaaaaaaaataaaaataaaaaaattgctgcttttttgtcacataatattccgccaaaaaatgtaaaaaatttattaaaagtttcatatatgcaaatgtagcatcaataaaaagtaccgatcacggcacaaaaaatgagccatcataccgccacttatacagaaaaatggaaaagttataggtcgtcaaaatagagggattttaaacactctaatttggttaaaaagtttgagattttttttaaagcagtacaataatagaaaaaagtatgtaatcacgggtatcattttaattgtattgacccaaagaataaagaacacacgtcatttttaccataaattgtacaactTGAAAGCGAAACCTTcctaaatttgcaaaattgcagttttctt from the Hyla sarda isolate aHylSar1 chromosome 8, aHylSar1.hap1, whole genome shotgun sequence genome contains:
- the LOC130285336 gene encoding olfactory receptor 1361-like — translated: MTNHADAPCNQQLNSAVISDTWLHWKDFSLTLHGPTSQMSILMENYTYEFFILTFPTQTKNKSYLSLIFVLIYLTGVIANSLTIIVIYNDNHLHTPMYLFLCNLSIIDIVYTSTTVPKLVDMFLTGDYTLSFTQCFTQMYFFGHVATTEDLLLSIMAYDRYVAICNPLHYHSVLSKKNCVLFMALAWVSGFINSTVTTFVLSKIPMCYSNTIPQFFSEFKAFEKISCPNAGFQLISYLEALIFGLGPFLCSIIFYIKVIIVILNFKTNDGRRKAFSTCSSHLIVLTTYYVTWMSMYIMPPYKDTRVFELTFSVLYATIIPMLNPLIYSIRNKDVKRALLKLVGCQVRR